The following coding sequences are from one Candidatus Borkfalkia ceftriaxoniphila window:
- a CDS encoding InlB B-repeat-containing protein, translating into MKKVIGFILTLVCCSTLLFGLFSFVQAEEQAAVAQSEMDEYTKDDYFYFDRDRDGVLDECQVQDYADSLHLEDIRQSDLFNSNCETIWKPAIERFSLTAAEDDPIVKIVPKNLFVYENKTLHIGKEYGFFIETLNRKTHCYSNLIVFDLYNDINMPDTKDHAYFNITVLFQREYVYALTNGGYEGGFLIESENLDVVMPLPQLYVIGAGNIHVRYAESTKYYVSDIINSINIRNEQHLNESDPGYKAIQDKGRFITMTDASYNAMIYNANDHIFRDESKLVLKTAFDVAFDALLKSHPVIGTVKNVAEFLVTAGVLTLDSQEAIGREFTYVPNYVTNEGQIRDKGYLSRYGTSMLCIPDNGEYSDNDFVYIQPGGSFTVDYQLSYTSAQDEQGEFLPAWQARIDRLFNITIRDREGNEIAREESIYSFPTVSEKKILQAQDIVSILPQGKNIYQFNAPRNGYYRFSTVNAPYLTNLAEIDEDDLVVQNGKKIGNDASIEIYLKQGEKRYFNISFEDPVRKGNFIFRVDFVPQVVGIGQNNIKFDQTTEEYFRIHSDQNYYFRLKISENNILLYELDSKFNAIGAGKTELVVEHGSGYKYFKLISGTSLDVTVSVAVQKERNVGYESNSGQFIPTQVLVNDASITFPDLELRSGYDFAGWWPSQSFEGDPVNVNNFYELNFADITLYAKWDPIQYSIDFVGNGGTNLASINYTIEDSIQLPSIQKNGCIFLGWYDNAGFDGQAVTTVYVGSVGNKTFYARWVFDKYQITIDLADDEVDSENGVVELKSGTTVTQKFIFEVEYGKTFTLPVANTRGFIFNGWFMDDEQITTNKGTAVSSYTYENSIIVKADWTREVYKIQVVIEQNQKILWMFKDGLSEIEQSIAYEENLCPNCKMISLRNSTNAEIRNAAINALYRPGYKYSYLKDSKGGVACFHNLVNNGEYEVYAVYQTESYTLNYSADNQTIAKHSYYIGENIRSVPYTKTGYTFQGWSLNGKIFKDTVAKDYTPNSERDAELILYPVMQANEYTIYFDGYDETVKIRYGESASGIFVPEEQGYKISGWYTQPEGNGDCIINAAGEMNFAYPFTEDITVYLNKTAIEYKIYYNLNGGTLDTLSASYTVESGFVFAIPTKDGYCFMGWYKTENFAGEKIETTDNCIGNLNLYASWSKLYTLTLKNGNDTKTLQGVIGETINLPTPKKYMHRGVWRFYPDFNSRPYIYTDYAFGGEYAFGAGDAELSVIWYVVQSTTIVRRNEEFTITDAAKEDNKSDDISLSKFNINYSSLIGAGFTNLYIYIEMDIKELDDGYQEIYICNGSKTLWEQELEHGGTKKDGNYAHYKFNVGLKLSDLNSGTLSLRYGAHGRGSDNWCCKNLTVKVEVTKA; encoded by the coding sequence ATGAAAAAAGTAATTGGTTTCATCTTAACACTCGTTTGTTGCAGTACATTATTGTTTGGGTTGTTCAGTTTTGTACAGGCGGAAGAACAAGCAGCGGTTGCCCAAAGTGAGATGGATGAATATACAAAAGATGACTATTTTTATTTCGATCGCGACCGTGACGGCGTTTTAGACGAATGTCAGGTGCAGGATTATGCGGATTCGCTGCATTTAGAAGATATCCGGCAGAGCGATTTATTTAATAGTAATTGCGAAACAATATGGAAGCCTGCGATCGAACGTTTTTCTTTGACAGCCGCAGAAGACGATCCAATTGTAAAAATAGTCCCGAAAAATTTGTTTGTCTACGAGAATAAAACTTTACATATCGGAAAAGAGTATGGTTTTTTTATCGAAACATTAAATCGCAAGACGCATTGTTACAGTAATCTGATCGTTTTTGATTTATACAACGACATAAATATGCCCGACACCAAAGATCATGCTTATTTTAACATAACGGTCTTATTTCAAAGAGAATATGTTTATGCCTTGACAAACGGGGGATATGAAGGCGGTTTTTTGATCGAATCGGAAAATTTAGACGTGGTTATGCCGCTCCCTCAGTTATATGTAATCGGGGCGGGGAATATCCATGTCCGATATGCTGAAAGTACTAAATATTATGTCAGCGATATTATAAATTCGATCAATATTCGCAATGAACAACATTTAAATGAGTCGGATCCGGGTTATAAGGCGATTCAGGATAAAGGCCGATTCATAACAATGACAGACGCGTCGTATAATGCAATGATCTACAATGCAAATGACCATATATTTCGCGACGAGTCGAAGTTGGTTTTAAAAACGGCCTTCGATGTGGCGTTTGACGCTTTATTAAAATCACATCCTGTAATTGGTACGGTCAAAAACGTGGCAGAATTTCTTGTAACAGCCGGAGTTCTGACGCTTGATTCGCAGGAAGCGATCGGAAGAGAGTTTACTTATGTACCGAACTACGTTACCAATGAAGGTCAAATTCGCGATAAAGGATATCTTTCAAGATACGGGACTTCGATGCTGTGCATTCCGGACAACGGAGAATATTCGGATAATGATTTTGTTTATATTCAACCGGGCGGAAGTTTCACGGTCGATTATCAACTAAGTTATACTTCCGCACAGGATGAGCAAGGCGAATTTTTGCCTGCTTGGCAGGCGAGGATAGATCGTTTATTCAATATAACGATCAGGGACAGAGAAGGGAACGAGATAGCCCGGGAAGAATCAATCTATTCGTTTCCCACGGTATCTGAAAAAAAGATTTTACAAGCGCAGGATATTGTTTCGATTCTCCCGCAAGGCAAAAATATATATCAATTCAACGCTCCCCGTAACGGGTACTACCGTTTTTCTACGGTCAATGCGCCGTATTTGACGAACTTGGCGGAGATCGATGAAGACGATTTGGTCGTTCAGAACGGTAAAAAAATCGGCAATGATGCAAGTATTGAGATTTATTTGAAACAAGGAGAAAAGCGATATTTTAATATTTCGTTTGAAGATCCTGTACGGAAAGGAAATTTCATTTTCCGAGTTGATTTTGTACCGCAAGTTGTCGGAATCGGGCAGAATAATATAAAATTCGACCAAACAACAGAAGAATATTTTCGTATTCATTCCGATCAAAATTATTATTTTCGCCTGAAAATTTCAGAAAATAATATTTTACTTTACGAACTCGATTCAAAGTTCAATGCAATAGGGGCTGGAAAAACAGAATTAGTCGTAGAACACGGATCAGGATACAAATACTTTAAATTAATTTCGGGCACGAGTTTGGATGTAACTGTATCAGTCGCAGTTCAAAAAGAGAGAAACGTCGGTTATGAGTCCAATTCAGGTCAGTTTATTCCAACCCAGGTACTCGTAAATGATGCATCGATTACATTTCCGGACTTGGAATTAAGGTCAGGATATGATTTTGCCGGGTGGTGGCCGTCGCAATCCTTTGAAGGCGACCCTGTGAATGTAAATAATTTTTATGAACTGAATTTTGCCGATATTACTCTATATGCAAAATGGGATCCGATTCAATATTCTATAGATTTTGTCGGGAACGGGGGGACGAACCTTGCTTCAATCAATTACACAATAGAAGATAGTATCCAACTCCCTTCTATCCAAAAGAATGGCTGTATATTTTTAGGGTGGTACGATAATGCTGGATTCGACGGACAAGCTGTAACCACCGTCTATGTCGGTTCAGTCGGAAATAAAACTTTTTATGCAAGATGGGTTTTTGATAAATACCAAATTACGATAGATCTTGCGGATGATGAAGTGGATTCTGAAAACGGGGTGGTTGAACTAAAATCAGGGACAACGGTTACGCAAAAATTCATTTTTGAAGTAGAGTATGGTAAAACTTTTACGTTGCCTGTTGCAAATACACGGGGTTTTATATTCAACGGTTGGTTTATGGATGACGAGCAAATTACGACGAATAAAGGAACTGCCGTTTCCAGTTATACGTATGAAAATTCGATAATCGTAAAAGCCGATTGGACAAGAGAAGTATATAAAATTCAAGTTGTCATAGAACAAAATCAGAAGATATTATGGATGTTTAAGGATGGATTATCAGAAATAGAGCAAAGTATTGCTTATGAAGAAAATCTATGTCCGAATTGTAAAATGATTTCATTAAGAAATTCAACGAATGCGGAAATCAGAAATGCGGCAATAAATGCTTTATATCGTCCAGGATATAAATACAGTTATTTAAAAGATTCTAAGGGCGGAGTAGCATGTTTTCATAACTTAGTAAATAACGGGGAATACGAAGTTTATGCTGTATATCAAACAGAAAGTTACACTCTAAACTATAGTGCTGATAATCAAACGATTGCAAAGCATTCATATTATATCGGTGAAAATATACGGAGCGTACCATATACTAAAACAGGTTATACGTTTCAAGGATGGTCGTTGAACGGAAAAATTTTTAAGGACACCGTAGCAAAAGATTATACTCCTAATTCTGAACGGGATGCCGAGTTGATACTATATCCAGTTATGCAGGCGAATGAATATACTATTTATTTTGATGGATATGATGAAACCGTAAAGATTCGATATGGGGAATCCGCGTCCGGGATTTTTGTTCCGGAAGAACAGGGATATAAGATATCAGGATGGTATACGCAACCGGAAGGTAACGGAGATTGTATAATCAATGCGGCAGGAGAGATGAATTTTGCATATCCGTTTACCGAAGATATCACTGTTTATTTAAATAAGACAGCAATTGAATATAAAATTTATTATAATTTAAACGGCGGTACACTTGATACGCTCTCGGCTTCTTATACTGTAGAAAGTGGCTTTGTATTTGCTATTCCGACGAAAGACGGCTATTGTTTTATGGGGTGGTATAAAACAGAAAATTTTGCGGGGGAGAAAATTGAAACAACAGATAACTGTATCGGGAATTTGAATTTATATGCTTCTTGGAGCAAACTGTATACATTAACCTTAAAAAATGGAAACGATACAAAAACTTTGCAAGGTGTTATCGGAGAAACGATAAATTTGCCTACACCTAAAAAATACATGCATCGTGGGGTTTGGCGGTTTTATCCTGATTTCAATTCAAGGCCTTATATATATACTGATTATGCTTTCGGTGGCGAATATGCTTTTGGGGCAGGTGATGCCGAATTAAGCGTGATTTGGTATGTCGTCCAAAGTACAACGATTGTGCGCCGGAATGAAGAGTTCACGATTACGGACGCTGCGAAAGAAGATAATAAAAGTGATGACATATCGTTATCGAAATTTAACATCAATTATTCATCGCTGATCGGTGCCGGGTTTACAAACTTATATATCTATATTGAAATGGATATTAAAGAATTAGATGACGGATATCAGGAAATTTATATTTGTAATGGCAGTAAAACTTTGTGGGAACAGGAATTGGAACACGGCGGAACAAAAAAGGACGGGAATTATGCTCATTATAAATTTAACGTCGGGCTAAAATTATCCGATTTAAATTCCGGGACTCTTTCTTTGAGATACGGGGCCCACGGTCGTGGATCGGATAATTGGTGCTGTAAAAATTTAACCGTCAAAGTTGAGGTTACAAAAGCATAA
- a CDS encoding rolling circle replication-associated protein: MPYSKAKVYSDGSHYIAIPHTPRKKRLKKGVKIKRQVPVMEELEEETTPFDGGVQMNMFDAENKAQVVEKSTEAVPKPKSETAAKGQTEVSPPRKELFEALYKKHLFEPKSRRRQAVYAGMRAYFKSDEEARLFVELNFERKRKNLIARRIRMTRKANLQNFDYFVTFTFDDKKHTEYSFRKKMRNCLSLLSSRKGWKYIGVWERSPEKKRLHFHGVFDIPQGMMPGYFIQVKDYNFKNHRRQTTNQNTYFLEKFGRNDFEKIEDNARVGEALAYIMKYMEKSEEKIVYSKGMPQYFITDIMDEDIVCTVGMEDQKLLLFDDFGCWDEGEYIGQVSKETIAKMPKAN, from the coding sequence ATGCCGTATTCGAAGGCAAAAGTATATTCCGACGGGAGCCACTATATAGCGATCCCGCACACGCCGCGGAAAAAACGCTTGAAAAAAGGCGTAAAAATAAAGCGGCAGGTTCCCGTGATGGAAGAGTTGGAAGAGGAAACTACACCGTTTGACGGCGGCGTACAGATGAATATGTTTGACGCCGAAAACAAGGCGCAAGTAGTTGAAAAGAGTACCGAGGCAGTTCCCAAGCCGAAGTCAGAAACGGCGGCAAAGGGGCAAACGGAGGTTTCTCCGCCGCGCAAAGAGTTGTTCGAGGCGTTGTATAAGAAACATCTGTTTGAGCCGAAAAGTCGGAGACGTCAGGCTGTTTATGCGGGTATGCGTGCGTATTTCAAAAGCGACGAAGAGGCTCGGTTGTTTGTAGAATTGAATTTTGAACGTAAGAGAAAGAATCTGATCGCCCGCCGCATCCGAATGACGCGGAAAGCGAATTTGCAAAATTTCGATTATTTTGTCACTTTTACGTTCGACGATAAAAAGCATACGGAGTACAGTTTCCGAAAGAAGATGCGGAATTGTCTGAGTTTGCTGAGCAGCCGCAAGGGTTGGAAGTATATCGGGGTATGGGAACGATCTCCCGAAAAAAAACGTCTGCATTTCCACGGCGTATTCGATATACCGCAAGGAATGATGCCGGGATATTTTATACAGGTAAAGGATTATAATTTTAAAAATCACCGTCGGCAGACGACGAATCAGAATACTTATTTTTTGGAGAAGTTCGGACGGAATGATTTTGAAAAGATAGAGGATAACGCCCGCGTTGGGGAAGCGCTGGCATATATTATGAAGTATATGGAAAAGAGCGAAGAAAAGATCGTATATTCCAAAGGCATGCCGCAGTATTTTATAACGGATATAATGGACGAGGATATCGTATGCACGGTAGGTATGGAAGATCAGAAATTGCTATTGTTCGACGATTTCGGCTGTTGGGACGAGGGAGAGTACATAGGACAGGTGAGCAAGGAAACGATCGCAAAAATGCCGAAAGCGAATTGA